The genomic window GCTCGTCGACCATCTGCTGCGCCGCGCGCCCGGCCTACGCGTACTGGCCACCAGCCGCCAGCCGTTGGGGGTTCCGGGCGAACACGTCCGCATCGTGGATCCACTGCCCGTACCCGCCGGTGCCCCGTCCGCCGAGGCGCTCGTGACGTACGAGTCCGTGGCGCTGTTCGTCGACCGGGCGACGGCGGTCCAGCCGGGCTTCGGTGTGCGCGATGACAACCGCGCGGCGGTGGCGCGGTTGTGCGCCCGGCTGGACGGTCTTCCGCTCGCGATCGAGTTGGCCGCCACCAGGCTGCGGTCCCTGTCCGTCGAGCAGGTCGCCGACCGGCTCGACGACCGTTTCCTGCTGCTCACCCTGGGCAGTCCCGCGGCGGTGTCACGGCAGCAAACGCTGCGGGCACTGATGGAGTGGAGCTACGACCTGTGCTCGGAGCAGGAAAGGCTGCTGTGGGCGGGGCTGTCGGTCTTCCCCGCCGAGTTCGACCTGGCGGCCGTCGAGGGCATCTGCGCGGGCCCGGGCACCGGTATCGACGCCGCGGACGTGATCGATCTGGTCGACGGTCTGGTGGCGAAGTCCGTGGTGTCGGCGCGCCCGCAACTGCCGCAGGCCCGCTACCGCATGCTGGAGACGATCCGCCACTACGGGCGCGGCATTCTCGCCGGCAGCGGTCTCGAACACGACCTGCGCCGACGTCACCGTGACCACTACCTGGGCCTGGCGGTCCACGCCTGCGAGACATGGCCCGGGCCAGGCCAGGGCGAGAACCTCGCCCGCCTGAACCTGGAGCGGGACAACCTCGCCTCCGCGCTCGACTGGTCACTCTCCGAGCCCGGCGAGATCCCGTCGGCCCTGCTCCTGGTGGTGGCGCTGCGGTACCACTGGACCGTGGGCGAGCAGCTCGCCCAGGGCCGGCGACGGCTCGACCAGGTCCTGCGGGCCGCCCCCGAACTCACGCCGGACCGGGGGCACGCCCTCTGGGTCGCCGCCTGGATCGCGCTGCTGCAAGGTGATGGGGGAGCGGCCGCCGGGCGGCTGCGGGAGTGCGCCGCGATCGCTGAACGGTACGACGACGACCGCCTCCGCGGCCATGTCCTGGTCCTGTCGGGCAGTATCGCCCTGTTCGCCGGTGATCCGTCCGGCGCCGCACGGCTCTTTGAGGAGGGCATCGAACTCATACGGGCGCAGGACGACGTCGCGGCGGTGCTGTGGGGGCTGTTCCAGCGCAGTGTCGCGCTGTCCATGAGCGGGGACAGTGCCTCGGCCCAGGTCGTCGGCGACGAGGCGATCCGTCTCGCACGGGAGCGCGGCGAGACCTGGGCCAGATCCGAGGCGATGTGGGCATGCGCGTTCGACCACTGGGTGACGGGTGACCGGAACGCCGACGCCGCCGGGCTGGTGCGGGAAGCCCTGGCCCTGACCCCCACCGCCAACCAGCTGGGCATGGCGCTGGACGCCGAACTCCTC from Streptomyces sp. DSM 40750 includes these protein-coding regions:
- a CDS encoding ATP-binding protein, producing MDERRAARPPGNLPVIASSFVGRRQELGDVRRWLETTRLLTLTGPGGVGKTRLAVRAAELARRAFPHGVWFADLAAVDDPDRLADAVMVALGVKDQSLRAAKEQLADHLADRRLLLVLDNCEHLAVACAGLVDHLLRRAPGLRVLATSRQPLGVPGEHVRIVDPLPVPAGAPSAEALVTYESVALFVDRATAVQPGFGVRDDNRAAVARLCARLDGLPLAIELAATRLRSLSVEQVADRLDDRFLLLTLGSPAAVSRQQTLRALMEWSYDLCSEQERLLWAGLSVFPAEFDLAAVEGICAGPGTGIDAADVIDLVDGLVAKSVVSARPQLPQARYRMLETIRHYGRGILAGSGLEHDLRRRHRDHYLGLAVHACETWPGPGQGENLARLNLERDNLASALDWSLSEPGEIPSALLLVVALRYHWTVGEQLAQGRRRLDQVLRAAPELTPDRGHALWVAAWIALLQGDGGAAAGRLRECAAIAERYDDDRLRGHVLVLSGSIALFAGDPSGAARLFEEGIELIRAQDDVAAVLWGLFQRSVALSMSGDSASAQVVGDEAIRLARERGETWARSEAMWACAFDHWVTGDRNADAAGLVREALALTPTANQLGMALDAELLAWIAESRSHHDEAARLLGAATALWDSLGTGIEAFGPVFSHHSAQCRANTRAALGDGRFGTLLDEGRHSPTDTLRLPGPAVRSGPPKRGGPPKRSEEQALTRREQEVARLITRGMTNKAIAAELVLSPRTVDGHVERLFDKIGVNSRAQVAVWMARVGRDTAERNAGQDGHTGGARIG